From a region of the Danaus plexippus chromosome 8, MEX_DaPlex, whole genome shotgun sequence genome:
- the LOC116771205 gene encoding leucine-rich repeat-containing G-protein coupled receptor 5-like: MRAIKLLTFYFLIWNPVRTQEITEESRLIKVCSYCTCSEIPEVDGTHLVLNILCSELDRIENLADLDKIQWPENPNGLKISATFEGMGLSTLGKLPPNSQVETLRFTNNAIKTYWPDPFSDVPNLKRISFTQNELSEITPDLFTKIESLEDLDLSYNKIGDINPLDFKFLHNLKKLNLQSNLLKKIPVASLEPMTVLEDLDLSKNGIQEVLLRRVESVTLKGIKRLNLNSNRIRSILKESFPDNNSIELLDLSNNIIEMVEEDALSSCINLRELNLAQNNITFPFAVPPTLQIAILKINTLYHWLNFPAGITYIDLSYNRLSALYNEETVDFNNLEILSIGGNQLRDFDIQRKLPKLFSLDISYNLLQEVPKCLSSEILPNLEELRLDGNPMESIYFKNIIALKYLYMNDLIKLTVVDDKAFSNVIGRRGDDDVNSEKSCFSLYLSHNPSLSNIQDGAFDGTNVCLLDISHNNLSVLSRSVMSPPPTEGVDLQYNPWRCSCEMQWIVDDLLPVLYRDSPRLLDELRCGSPRAHEGLRLVHWYNWTGRALCDQRALGGYEIESSTEPSKVTNLTLILGGCVIVALLIAIALFVYLVKSRRRHRIRQAALNRKRQSSSDAKNTNGLHNEFAALNKT; encoded by the exons atgcgcGCCATCAAACTTTTGacgttttactttttaatttggaACCCGGTGCGGACGCAGGAGATCACAGAGGAATCcagattaataaaagtttgttcATATTGTACGTGCAGTGAAATACCAGAAGTGGATGGCACACATTTGGTGCTAAATATATTGTGTTCTGAATTGGATCGCATAGAAAATCTCGCTGATTTGGATAAAATTCAATGGCCGGAAAATCCTAATGGTTTGAAAATATCCGCGACTTTTGAGGGGATGGGTCTATCCACTCTAGGCAA ATTACCACCTAATTCTCAAGTAGAGACGCTCAGATTCACAAATAATGCTATCAAAACATATTGGCCCGACCCATTCAGCGATGTTCCCAACCTGAAGAGAATATCGTTCACACAAAACGAACTCTCAGAGATCACTCCCGACCTCTTTACGAAGATAGAGAGCTTAGAAGATTTAGATTTGTCGTATAATAAAATCGGAGACATAAATCCtctagattttaaatttttacacaaCCTAAAGAAGTTGAATTTGCAAAGTAATCTTCTAAAGAAAATACCAGTAGCTTCACTCGAACCTATGACAGTGTTGGAAGACTTGGACCTCAGTAAAAATGGAATTCAGGAAGTGTTGCTCAGACGGGTGGAGAGTGTAACTTTGAAAGGAATTAAaaggttaaatttaaatagcaacAGAATACGATCAATACTTAAAGAATCTTTTCCGGATAACAACAGCAT AGAACTGTTGgatttatctaataatataattgagatGGTCGAAGAGGATGCGTTGTCCTCGTGCATCAATTTAAGAGAATTGAACCTTGCGCAGAACAACATAACGTTTCCTTTCGCTGTTCCGCCGACACTTCAGATCGCTATATTGAAGATAAACACCTTGTACCACTGGCTGAACTTCCCCGCCGGCATCACCTACATAGATCTTTCTTATAATCGTTTATCAGCTCTGTATAATGAGGAGACTGTTGATTTTAATAACCTTGAG attCTAAGTATAGGCGGTAATCAATTACGAGATTTTGATATACAAAGAAAACTTCCAAAGCTATTCAGCTTAGATATATCTTATAATCTGTTACAAGAAGTGCCTAAATGTCTGAGCAGCGAAATTCTCCCCAATTTGGAAGAGTTGCGTTTAGATGGCAACCCAATGGAgagcatttattttaagaatataatagccttaaagtatttatatatgaacgaTCTGATTAAACTGACAGTAGTAGATGATAAGGCATTCAGTAATGTTATTGGCAGACGCGGTGACGACGATGTTAATTCAGAGAAGAGTTGTTTTTCTCTCTATCTCTCTCATAATCCATCCCTCAGTAACATCCAAGATGGAGCATTCGACGGTACAAACGTTTGTTTG TTAGACATAAGTCACAACAACCTTAGCGTACTGTCTCGTTCGGTGATGTCTCCTCCGCCGACGGAGGGAGTTGATCTCCAATACAATCCATGGCGGTGTTCCTGCGAGATGCAGTGGATTGTTGACGACCTGCTGCCAGTGCTGTATAGAGACAGCCCTCGGTTATTAGATGAGCTCAG ATGCGGTTCTCCACGAGCGCACGAGGGTCTTCGTCTTGTACATTGGTACAACTGGACAGGACGCGCTTTGTGTGACCAGAGAGCGCTTGGAGGCTACGAG attGAATCCTCAACGGAGCCGAGTAAAGTGACTAATCTGACCCTCATTTTGGGAGGGTGCGTCATAGTTGCTCTCCTCATAGCCATTGCTTTGTTTGTGTACTTGGTGAAGAGTCGAAGAAGACACAGAATAAGACAGGCCGCTCTCAATCGCAAGAGACAAAGTTCAAGTGACGCTAAAAATACCAACGGGCTACACAACGAATTCGCAGCTCTGAATAAAACATGA